One part of the Spirochaetaceae bacterium genome encodes these proteins:
- a CDS encoding ABC transporter permease, producing MSRAAAVPAAVSEPERRGRLTEFFIRLVKEKPLGAVGGLIILIWILVAIFADALTPYPPAEIHLRDRLQPSSAQYLLGTDHVGRDFLSRLILGGRLSILIGLSITALSTVISTLIGGTSGFLGGKFDIMVQRFVDAWIVFPGLLLLLTIMSIVGPGILQIILVMGISGGIGGSRVIRGAVIAIKENDYFLAADAIGKRRAGILVRHVVPNIMPVVIIVFSISIGGHILSLASLSFLGFGLPPGSPDWGSLLSTEGRQYMEQAPWLALWPGLFLTIVVYSLNMFGDALRDLLDPRLRGGGRLGADAGGAGSV from the coding sequence ATGAGCCGCGCCGCAGCGGTGCCAGCCGCCGTCAGTGAGCCCGAACGACGGGGCCGACTGACCGAGTTCTTCATCCGGCTGGTCAAGGAGAAGCCCCTGGGGGCGGTCGGCGGGTTGATCATCCTGATCTGGATCCTGGTGGCGATCTTTGCCGATGCGCTGACCCCGTATCCCCCTGCCGAAATCCACTTGCGAGACCGGCTTCAGCCCTCATCCGCCCAGTATCTCCTGGGCACCGACCACGTCGGGCGCGACTTCCTGAGCCGCCTGATCCTGGGGGGTCGTCTGTCGATCCTGATCGGCCTGTCCATCACCGCCCTGAGTACGGTGATCAGTACCCTGATCGGCGGCACTTCCGGATTCCTCGGCGGCAAGTTCGACATCATGGTGCAGAGGTTTGTCGATGCCTGGATAGTCTTTCCGGGCCTGCTGCTGCTGTTGACCATCATGTCGATTGTGGGGCCGGGCATACTACAGATCATACTGGTCATGGGGATAAGCGGCGGCATCGGCGGCTCCAGAGTAATCAGAGGCGCCGTGATCGCGATCAAGGAGAATGACTACTTTCTGGCTGCGGACGCAATTGGCAAGCGCAGAGCGGGAATCCTGGTCCGGCATGTCGTGCCCAATATCATGCCGGTAGTGATCATCGTGTTCAGCATCAGCATCGGCGGCCACATCCTGAGCCTGGCTTCGCTGAGTTTCTTAGGATTCGGGCTGCCCCCCGGGAGTCCCGACTGGGGCAGCCTGCTCAGCACGGAAGGGCGACAGTACATGGAGCAGGCGCCCTGGCTGGCGCTCTGGCCGGGGTTGTTCCTGACGATTGTCGTGTACAGTCTCAACATGTTCGGCGATGCCCTCCGGGATCTGCTCGACCCGCGGCTGCGGGGCGGCGGGCGTCTCGGCGCCGATGCCGGTGGCGCCGGGTCCGTATAA